A single window of Archangium gephyra DNA harbors:
- a CDS encoding universal stress protein, producing the protein MAVVCATNLTEASGRSAQAAAAIAARLREPLWLLGVLHTEHSSRPGYRARDEARARLSSEAARLHSMGVSVEAWLLEGSPGTVLVQDERVRNARLLIVSAEGWGHLPAWHRTPVHERVAQQAHVPVLVVRRQGDALADWALGRRRLQVLVGVDDSGVSAAAVAWLHDLRRVGPCDVLAVSVCSPVEERERLGIHTPVHLEVLDPVVRRIEVLDPQVERVLLRELRERLGELPGEGRLELHLEPGFGRPADHLLHVAHAHAADLVVVGNHQRGGLARLWHGSVSAGVLRHAEQSVACVPSTQPRVRKSVPPRSVLVPVDFSEASTRAISEARSLVRPGGRVHLLHVHRRRASDRSWMMDQYGVVPEPPREQSAVLERLKALVPREDGASEVQWTMEGVTGDDVARAICQATEREGVDLVCLGTSDAPGHSSYLDNAVARTLVERCRRPVVVLHA; encoded by the coding sequence ATGGCCGTCGTGTGTGCAACCAACCTGACCGAGGCCTCGGGCCGCTCCGCCCAGGCCGCCGCGGCCATCGCCGCCCGTCTTCGTGAGCCCCTGTGGCTGCTCGGCGTCCTCCACACCGAGCACTCCTCCCGCCCCGGCTACCGCGCCCGCGACGAGGCCCGCGCCCGGCTCTCCTCCGAGGCCGCCCGCCTGCACTCCATGGGCGTCTCCGTGGAGGCGTGGTTGTTGGAGGGCTCTCCGGGCACCGTGCTCGTGCAGGACGAGCGCGTCCGAAACGCCCGGCTCCTCATCGTCTCCGCCGAGGGCTGGGGCCACCTCCCCGCCTGGCACCGTACCCCCGTCCACGAGCGGGTGGCCCAGCAGGCCCATGTCCCCGTGCTCGTGGTGCGCCGCCAGGGCGACGCCCTCGCGGATTGGGCCCTGGGCCGGCGCCGCCTCCAGGTGCTCGTCGGCGTGGATGACTCGGGCGTCTCGGCCGCCGCCGTCGCGTGGCTGCACGACCTGCGCCGCGTGGGCCCCTGTGACGTCCTCGCCGTCTCCGTGTGCTCGCCCGTGGAGGAGCGCGAGCGTCTGGGCATCCACACCCCCGTGCACCTCGAGGTGTTGGACCCGGTGGTGCGCCGCATCGAGGTGTTGGACCCGCAGGTGGAGCGCGTGCTGCTGCGCGAGCTGCGCGAGCGCCTGGGCGAGCTGCCCGGAGAGGGCCGTCTGGAGTTGCACCTGGAGCCCGGTTTCGGCCGCCCCGCGGACCACCTGCTGCACGTGGCGCACGCGCATGCCGCGGACCTCGTCGTCGTGGGCAACCACCAGCGGGGAGGCCTCGCCCGGCTGTGGCACGGCTCCGTGTCCGCCGGCGTGCTGCGCCATGCCGAGCAGTCCGTGGCGTGCGTGCCTTCCACCCAGCCCCGGGTCCGCAAGAGCGTCCCGCCTCGCAGCGTGCTGGTGCCCGTGGACTTCTCCGAGGCCAGCACCCGCGCCATCTCCGAGGCCCGCTCGCTCGTGCGCCCCGGCGGCCGCGTCCACCTGCTGCACGTGCACCGCCGCCGCGCCTCGGACCGCTCCTGGATGATGGACCAGTACGGCGTGGTGCCCGAGCCTCCTCGCGAGCAGTCCGCCGTCCTCGAGCGCCTCAAGGCCCTGGTGCCCCGCGAGGACGGCGCCTCCGAGGTGCAGTGGACGATGGAGGGCGTCACCGGCGACGACGTGGCCCGCGCCATCTGCCAGGCCACCGAGCGCGAGGGCGTGGATCTGGTGTGCCTGGGTACGTCTGACGCACCGGGTCATTCCAGCTACCTCGACAACGCGGTGGCCCGTACCCTCGTGGAGCGCTGCCGCCGCCCCGTCGTGGTCCTCCACGCCTGA
- a CDS encoding type II secretion system protein GspG, whose translation MTPRRRPHLMVIFLPIAFVAIGITVWLGLRGKHDPGAAQVHADFARILAALEVYRAERGSIPEEGDLSFLVPKYLPAEPTDPWGHPYAYASDGQRPFLQSYGQDGLRGGNGPNQDHTNHDGHAAVGTR comes from the coding sequence GTGACGCCGCGCCGACGCCCCCACCTGATGGTCATCTTCCTGCCGATCGCCTTCGTGGCCATCGGCATCACCGTGTGGCTCGGCCTGCGCGGCAAGCACGACCCGGGCGCCGCCCAGGTCCACGCCGACTTCGCCCGCATCCTCGCGGCGCTCGAGGTCTACCGCGCCGAACGCGGCTCCATCCCCGAGGAGGGCGACCTGTCCTTCCTCGTGCCCAAGTACCTCCCCGCCGAGCCCACCGACCCCTGGGGCCACCCCTACGCCTACGCCAGCGACGGCCAGCGGCCCTTCCTCCAGTCCTACGGGCAGGATGGGCTGCGCGGCGGCAATGGTCCCAACCAGGACCACACCAACCACGACGGCCACGCGGCCGTGGGGACGCGGTAG